The Pongo abelii isolate AG06213 chromosome 20, NHGRI_mPonAbe1-v2.0_pri, whole genome shotgun sequence genome window below encodes:
- the APLP1 gene encoding amyloid beta precursor like protein 1 isoform X1: MGPASPAARGLSCRPGQPPLPLLLPLLLLLLRAQPAIGSLAGGSPGAAEAPGSAQVAGLCGRLTLHRDLRTGRWEPDPQRSRRCLRDPQRVLEYCRQMYPELQIARVEQATQAIPMERWCGGSRSGSCAHPHHQVVPFRCLPGEFVSEALLVPEGCRFLHQERMDQCESSTRRHQEAQEACSSQGLILHGSGMLLPCGSDRFRGVEYVCCPPPGTPDPSGTAVGDPSTRSWPPGSRVEGAEDEEEEESFPQPVDDYFVEPPQAEEEEEEERVPPPSSHTLAVVSKVTPTPRPTDGVDIYFGMPGEISEHEGFLRAKMDLEERRMRQINEVMREWAMADNQSKNLPKADRQALNEHFQSILQTLEEQVSGERQRLVETHATRVIALINDQRRAALEGFLAALQADPPQAERVLLALRRYLRAEQKEQRHTLRHYQHVAAVDPEKAQQMRFQVQTHLQVIEERVNQSLGLLDQNPHLAQELRPQIQELLHSEHLGPSELEAPAPGGSSEDKGGLQPPDSKDDSPMTLPKGSTEQDAASPEKEKMNPLEQYERKVNASVPRGFPFHSSEIQRDELAPAGTGVSREAVSGLLIMGAGGGSLVVLSMLLLRRKKPYGAISHGVVEVDPMLTLEEQQLRELQRHGYENPTYRFLEERP, translated from the exons ATGGGGCCCGCCAGCCCCGCTGCTCGCGGTCTAAGTTGCCGCCCGGGCCAGCcgccgctgccgctgctgctgccaCTATTGCTGCTGCTTCTGCGCGCGCAGCCCGCCATCGGGAGCCTGGCCGGTGGGAGCCCCGGCGCGGCCGAG GCCCCGGGGTCGGCCCAGGTGGCTGGACTATGCGGGCGCCTAACCCTTCACCGGGACCTGCGCACCGGCCGCTGGGAACCAGATCCACAGCGCTCTCGACGCTGTctccgggacccgcagcgcgtgCTGGAGTACTGCAGACAG ATGTACCCGGAGCTGCAGATTGCACGTGTGGAGCAGGCTACGCAGGCCATCCCCATGGAGCGCTGGTGCGGGGGTTCCCGGAGCGGCAGCTGcgcccacccccaccaccaggtTGTGCCCTTCCGCTGCCTGC CTGGTGAATTTGTGAGTGAGGCCCTGCTGGTGCCTGAAGGCTGCCGGTTCTTGCACCAGGAGCGCATGGACCAATGCGAGAGTTCAACCCGGAGGCATCAGGAGGCGCAGGAG GCCTGCAGCTCCCAGGGCCTCATCCTGCACGGCTCGGGCATGCTTTTACCCTGTGGCTCGGATCGGTTCCGTGGTGTGGAGTATGTGTGCTGTCCCCCTCCAGGGACCCCCGACCCATCTGGGACAGCAGTTGG TGACCCCTCCACCCGGTCCTGGCCCCCGGGGAGCAGAGTAGAGGGGGCTGAGGACGAGGAAGAGGAGGAATCCTTCCCACAGCCAGTAGACGATTACTTCGTGGAGCCTCCACAggctgaagaggaagaggaagaggaaagggtcCCACCCCCAAGCTCCCATACCCTTGCAGTGGTCAGCAAAG TCACTCCCACCCCGAGGCCCACAGACGGTGTGGATATTTACTTTGGCATGCCTGGGGAAATCAGTGAGCAcgaggggttcctgagggccaagATGGACCTGGAGGAGCGTAGGATGCGCCAGATTAATGAG GTGATGCGTGAATGGGCCATGGCGGACAACCAGTCCAAGAACCTGCCTAAAGCTGACAGACAGGCCCTGAATGAG CACTTCCAGTCCATTCTGCAGACTCTGGAGGAGCAGGTGTCTGGTGAGCGACAGCGCCTGGTGGAGACCCACGCCACCCGCGTCATCGCCCTTATCAACGACCAGCGCCGGGCCGCCTTGGAGGGCTTCCTGGCGGCCCTGCAGGCGGATCCGCCTCAG GCGGAGCGTGTCCTGTTGGCCCTGCGGCGCTACCTGCGTGCGGAGCAGAAGGAACAGAGGCACACGCTGCGCCACTACCAGCATGTGGCCGCCGTGGATCCCGAGAAGGCACAGCAGATGCGCTTCCAG GTGCAGACCCACCTTCAAGTGATTGAGGAGAGGGTGAATCAGAGCCTGGGCCTGCTTGACCAGAACCCCCACCTGGCTCAGGAGCTGCGGCCCCAAATCC AGGAACTCCTCCACTCTGAACACCTGGGTCCCAGTGAATTGGAAGCCCCTGCCCCTGGGGGCAGCAGTGAGGACAAGGGTGGGCTGCAGCCTCCAGATTCCAAGGACG ATAGCCCCATGACCCTTCCAAAAG GGTCCACAGAACAAGATGCTGCATCCCCTGAGAAAGAGAAGATGAACCCGCTGGAACAGTATGAGCGAAAG GTGAATGCGTCTGTTCCAAGGGGGTTCCCTTTCCACTCATCGGAGATTCAGAGGGATGAGCTG GCACCAGCTGGGACAGGGGTGTCCCGTGAGGCTGTGTCGGGTCTGCTGATCATGGGAGCAGGCGGAGGCTCCCTCGTGGTCCTCTCCATGCTGCTCCTGCGCAGGAAGAAGCCCTACGGGGCTATCAGCCATGGCGTGGTGGAG GTGGACCCCATGCTGACCCTGGAGGAGCAGCAGCTCCGCGAACTGCAGCGGCACGGCTATGAGAACCCCACCTACCGCTTCCTGGAGGAACGACCCTGA
- the APLP1 gene encoding amyloid beta precursor like protein 1 isoform X2 has translation MGPASPAARGLSCRPGQPPLPLLLPLLLLLLRAQPAIGSLAGGSPGAAEAPGSAQVAGLCGRLTLHRDLRTGRWEPDPQRSRRCLRDPQRVLEYCRQMYPELQIARVEQATQAIPMERWCGGSRSGSCAHPHHQVVPFRCLPGEFVSEALLVPEGCRFLHQERMDQCESSTRRHQEAQEACSSQGLILHGSGMLLPCGSDRFRGVEYVCCPPPGTPDPSGTAVGDPSTRSWPPGSRVEGAEDEEEEESFPQPVDDYFVEPPQAEEEEEEERVPPPSSHTLAVVSKVTPTPRPTDGVDIYFGMPGEISEHEGFLRAKMDLEERRMRQINEVMREWAMADNQSKNLPKADRQALNEAERVLLALRRYLRAEQKEQRHTLRHYQHVAAVDPEKAQQMRFQVQTHLQVIEERVNQSLGLLDQNPHLAQELRPQIQELLHSEHLGPSELEAPAPGGSSEDKGGLQPPDSKDDSPMTLPKGSTEQDAASPEKEKMNPLEQYERKVNASVPRGFPFHSSEIQRDELAPAGTGVSREAVSGLLIMGAGGGSLVVLSMLLLRRKKPYGAISHGVVEVDPMLTLEEQQLRELQRHGYENPTYRFLEERP, from the exons ATGGGGCCCGCCAGCCCCGCTGCTCGCGGTCTAAGTTGCCGCCCGGGCCAGCcgccgctgccgctgctgctgccaCTATTGCTGCTGCTTCTGCGCGCGCAGCCCGCCATCGGGAGCCTGGCCGGTGGGAGCCCCGGCGCGGCCGAG GCCCCGGGGTCGGCCCAGGTGGCTGGACTATGCGGGCGCCTAACCCTTCACCGGGACCTGCGCACCGGCCGCTGGGAACCAGATCCACAGCGCTCTCGACGCTGTctccgggacccgcagcgcgtgCTGGAGTACTGCAGACAG ATGTACCCGGAGCTGCAGATTGCACGTGTGGAGCAGGCTACGCAGGCCATCCCCATGGAGCGCTGGTGCGGGGGTTCCCGGAGCGGCAGCTGcgcccacccccaccaccaggtTGTGCCCTTCCGCTGCCTGC CTGGTGAATTTGTGAGTGAGGCCCTGCTGGTGCCTGAAGGCTGCCGGTTCTTGCACCAGGAGCGCATGGACCAATGCGAGAGTTCAACCCGGAGGCATCAGGAGGCGCAGGAG GCCTGCAGCTCCCAGGGCCTCATCCTGCACGGCTCGGGCATGCTTTTACCCTGTGGCTCGGATCGGTTCCGTGGTGTGGAGTATGTGTGCTGTCCCCCTCCAGGGACCCCCGACCCATCTGGGACAGCAGTTGG TGACCCCTCCACCCGGTCCTGGCCCCCGGGGAGCAGAGTAGAGGGGGCTGAGGACGAGGAAGAGGAGGAATCCTTCCCACAGCCAGTAGACGATTACTTCGTGGAGCCTCCACAggctgaagaggaagaggaagaggaaagggtcCCACCCCCAAGCTCCCATACCCTTGCAGTGGTCAGCAAAG TCACTCCCACCCCGAGGCCCACAGACGGTGTGGATATTTACTTTGGCATGCCTGGGGAAATCAGTGAGCAcgaggggttcctgagggccaagATGGACCTGGAGGAGCGTAGGATGCGCCAGATTAATGAG GTGATGCGTGAATGGGCCATGGCGGACAACCAGTCCAAGAACCTGCCTAAAGCTGACAGACAGGCCCTGAATGAG GCGGAGCGTGTCCTGTTGGCCCTGCGGCGCTACCTGCGTGCGGAGCAGAAGGAACAGAGGCACACGCTGCGCCACTACCAGCATGTGGCCGCCGTGGATCCCGAGAAGGCACAGCAGATGCGCTTCCAG GTGCAGACCCACCTTCAAGTGATTGAGGAGAGGGTGAATCAGAGCCTGGGCCTGCTTGACCAGAACCCCCACCTGGCTCAGGAGCTGCGGCCCCAAATCC AGGAACTCCTCCACTCTGAACACCTGGGTCCCAGTGAATTGGAAGCCCCTGCCCCTGGGGGCAGCAGTGAGGACAAGGGTGGGCTGCAGCCTCCAGATTCCAAGGACG ATAGCCCCATGACCCTTCCAAAAG GGTCCACAGAACAAGATGCTGCATCCCCTGAGAAAGAGAAGATGAACCCGCTGGAACAGTATGAGCGAAAG GTGAATGCGTCTGTTCCAAGGGGGTTCCCTTTCCACTCATCGGAGATTCAGAGGGATGAGCTG GCACCAGCTGGGACAGGGGTGTCCCGTGAGGCTGTGTCGGGTCTGCTGATCATGGGAGCAGGCGGAGGCTCCCTCGTGGTCCTCTCCATGCTGCTCCTGCGCAGGAAGAAGCCCTACGGGGCTATCAGCCATGGCGTGGTGGAG GTGGACCCCATGCTGACCCTGGAGGAGCAGCAGCTCCGCGAACTGCAGCGGCACGGCTATGAGAACCCCACCTACCGCTTCCTGGAGGAACGACCCTGA
- the APLP1 gene encoding amyloid beta precursor like protein 1 isoform X3 — MYPELQIARVEQATQAIPMERWCGGSRSGSCAHPHHQVVPFRCLPGEFVSEALLVPEGCRFLHQERMDQCESSTRRHQEAQEACSSQGLILHGSGMLLPCGSDRFRGVEYVCCPPPGTPDPSGTAVGDPSTRSWPPGSRVEGAEDEEEEESFPQPVDDYFVEPPQAEEEEEEERVPPPSSHTLAVVSKVTPTPRPTDGVDIYFGMPGEISEHEGFLRAKMDLEERRMRQINEVMREWAMADNQSKNLPKADRQALNEHFQSILQTLEEQVSGERQRLVETHATRVIALINDQRRAALEGFLAALQADPPQAERVLLALRRYLRAEQKEQRHTLRHYQHVAAVDPEKAQQMRFQVQTHLQVIEERVNQSLGLLDQNPHLAQELRPQIQELLHSEHLGPSELEAPAPGGSSEDKGGLQPPDSKDDSPMTLPKGSTEQDAASPEKEKMNPLEQYERKVNASVPRGFPFHSSEIQRDELAPAGTGVSREAVSGLLIMGAGGGSLVVLSMLLLRRKKPYGAISHGVVEVDPMLTLEEQQLRELQRHGYENPTYRFLEERP; from the exons ATGTACCCGGAGCTGCAGATTGCACGTGTGGAGCAGGCTACGCAGGCCATCCCCATGGAGCGCTGGTGCGGGGGTTCCCGGAGCGGCAGCTGcgcccacccccaccaccaggtTGTGCCCTTCCGCTGCCTGC CTGGTGAATTTGTGAGTGAGGCCCTGCTGGTGCCTGAAGGCTGCCGGTTCTTGCACCAGGAGCGCATGGACCAATGCGAGAGTTCAACCCGGAGGCATCAGGAGGCGCAGGAG GCCTGCAGCTCCCAGGGCCTCATCCTGCACGGCTCGGGCATGCTTTTACCCTGTGGCTCGGATCGGTTCCGTGGTGTGGAGTATGTGTGCTGTCCCCCTCCAGGGACCCCCGACCCATCTGGGACAGCAGTTGG TGACCCCTCCACCCGGTCCTGGCCCCCGGGGAGCAGAGTAGAGGGGGCTGAGGACGAGGAAGAGGAGGAATCCTTCCCACAGCCAGTAGACGATTACTTCGTGGAGCCTCCACAggctgaagaggaagaggaagaggaaagggtcCCACCCCCAAGCTCCCATACCCTTGCAGTGGTCAGCAAAG TCACTCCCACCCCGAGGCCCACAGACGGTGTGGATATTTACTTTGGCATGCCTGGGGAAATCAGTGAGCAcgaggggttcctgagggccaagATGGACCTGGAGGAGCGTAGGATGCGCCAGATTAATGAG GTGATGCGTGAATGGGCCATGGCGGACAACCAGTCCAAGAACCTGCCTAAAGCTGACAGACAGGCCCTGAATGAG CACTTCCAGTCCATTCTGCAGACTCTGGAGGAGCAGGTGTCTGGTGAGCGACAGCGCCTGGTGGAGACCCACGCCACCCGCGTCATCGCCCTTATCAACGACCAGCGCCGGGCCGCCTTGGAGGGCTTCCTGGCGGCCCTGCAGGCGGATCCGCCTCAG GCGGAGCGTGTCCTGTTGGCCCTGCGGCGCTACCTGCGTGCGGAGCAGAAGGAACAGAGGCACACGCTGCGCCACTACCAGCATGTGGCCGCCGTGGATCCCGAGAAGGCACAGCAGATGCGCTTCCAG GTGCAGACCCACCTTCAAGTGATTGAGGAGAGGGTGAATCAGAGCCTGGGCCTGCTTGACCAGAACCCCCACCTGGCTCAGGAGCTGCGGCCCCAAATCC AGGAACTCCTCCACTCTGAACACCTGGGTCCCAGTGAATTGGAAGCCCCTGCCCCTGGGGGCAGCAGTGAGGACAAGGGTGGGCTGCAGCCTCCAGATTCCAAGGACG ATAGCCCCATGACCCTTCCAAAAG GGTCCACAGAACAAGATGCTGCATCCCCTGAGAAAGAGAAGATGAACCCGCTGGAACAGTATGAGCGAAAG GTGAATGCGTCTGTTCCAAGGGGGTTCCCTTTCCACTCATCGGAGATTCAGAGGGATGAGCTG GCACCAGCTGGGACAGGGGTGTCCCGTGAGGCTGTGTCGGGTCTGCTGATCATGGGAGCAGGCGGAGGCTCCCTCGTGGTCCTCTCCATGCTGCTCCTGCGCAGGAAGAAGCCCTACGGGGCTATCAGCCATGGCGTGGTGGAG GTGGACCCCATGCTGACCCTGGAGGAGCAGCAGCTCCGCGAACTGCAGCGGCACGGCTATGAGAACCCCACCTACCGCTTCCTGGAGGAACGACCCTGA
- the NFKBID gene encoding NF-kappa-B inhibitor delta isoform X4, which produces MWVCLRGILDSQAFWRETLRRWECLLAEMKVSRGERSHCPTQTVKKLLEEQRRRQQQQPDAGGVQGQFLPPPEQPLTPSVNEAVTGHPPFPAHSETVGSGFSSLGFPDWDPNTHAAYTDSPYSCPASAAENFLPPDFYPPSDPGQPCPFPQGMEAGPWRVSALPSGPPQLPAVVPGPSLEAARAHMLALGPQQLLAQDEEGDTLLHLFAARGLRWAAYAAAEVLQVYRHLDIREHKGKTPLLVAAAANQPLIVEDLLNLGAEPNAADHQGRSVLHVAATYGLPGVLLAVLNSGVQVDLEARDFEGLTPLHTAILALNVAMRPSDLCPRVLSTQARDRLDCVHMLLQMGANHTSQEIKSNKTVLHLAVQAANPTLVQLLLELPRGDLRTFVNMKAHGNTALHMAAALPPGPAQEAIVRHLLAAGADPTLRNLENEQPVHLLRPGPGPEGLRQLLKRSRVAPPGLSS; this is translated from the exons TGAGCAGGGGTGAGCGCAGCCACTGCCCAACGCAAACCGTGAAGAAGCTTCTGGAAGAGCAGAGGCGccgccagcagcagcagcccgaCGCTGGCGGGGTGCAG GGACAATTTCTCCCTCCCCCAGAGCAGCCCCTGACCCCATCTGTGAATGAGGCTGTGACTG GCCACCCGCCCTTCCCAGCACACTCGGAGACTGTGGGTTCTGGATTTAGCAGCCTGGGCTTTCCAGACTGGGACCCCAACACGCATGCTGCCTACACAGACAGCCCCTACTCTTGCCCTGCTTCTGCTGCCGAAAATTTCCTGCCTCCTGACTTCTACCCACCCTCGGACCCAGGGCAGCCGTGCCCATTTCCCCAGGGCATGGAG GCCGGACCCTGGAGAGTTTCTGCACTCCCTTCGGGACCCCCACAGTTGCCCGCTGTGGTCCCTGGACCATCGCTGGAGGCAGCCCGAGCTCACATGCTGGCTTTGGggccacagcagctgctggcccaggatGAGGAGGGGGACAC GCTCCTTCACCTGTTCGCGGCTCGGGGGCTGCGCTGGGCGGCATATGCTGCGGCTGAGGTGCTCCAGGTGTACCGGCATCTTGACATTCGTGAGCATAAGGGCAAG ACCCCGCTCCTGGTGGCAGCTGCTGCCAACCAGCCCCTGATTGTGGAGGATCTGTTGAACCTGGGAGCAGAGCCCAATGCCGCTGACCATCAGGGACGTTCGGTCTTGCACGTGGCCGCTACCTACGGGCTCCCAGGAGTTCTCTTG gcTGTGCTTAACTCCGGGGTCCAGGTTGACCTGGAAGCCAGAGACTTTGAGG GCCTCACCCCGCTCCACACGGCCATCCTGGCCCTTAACGTTGCTATGCGCCCTTCCGACCTCTGTCCCCGGGTGCTGAGCACGCAGGCCCGAGACAGGCTGGATTGTGTccacatgttgctgcaaatgggtGCTAATCACACCAGCCAG gagatcaagagcaaCAAGACAGTTCTGCACTTGGCCGTGCAGGCTGCCAACCCCACTCTGGTTCAGCTGCTGCTGGAGCTGCCCCGGGGAGACCTGCGGACCTTTGTGAACATGAAG GCCCACGGGAACACAGCCCTCCACATGGCGGCTGCCCTGCCCCCTGGGCCGGCCCAGGAGGCCATCGTGCGGCACCTGTTGGCAGCTGGGGCGGACCCCACACTGCGCAACCTGGAGAATGAGCAGCCCGTTCACCTGCTGCGGCCCGGGCCGGGCCCTGAGGGG CTCCGGCAGCTGTTGAAGAGGAGCCGTGTGGCGCCGCCAGGCCTGTCCTCTTAG
- the NFKBID gene encoding NF-kappa-B inhibitor delta isoform X1 has product MEDPPDNRIYVGSSLPQAGPWRVSALPSGPPQLPAVVPGPSLEAARAHMLALGPQQLLAQDEEGDTLLHLFAARGLRWAAYAAAEVLQVYRHLDIREHKGKTPLLVAAAANQPLIVEDLLNLGAEPNAADHQGRSVLHVAATYGLPGVLLAVLNSGVQVDLEARDFEGLTPLHTAILALNVAMRPSDLCPRVLSTQARDRLDCVHMLLQMGANHTSQEIKSNKTVLHLAVQAANPTLVQLLLELPRGDLRTFVNMKAHGNTALHMAAALPPGPAQEAIVRHLLAAGADPTLRNLENEQPVHLLRPGPGPEGLRQLLKRSRVAPPGLSS; this is encoded by the exons ATGGAG GACCCCCCAGACAACCGGATCTATGTAGGATCTTCTCTGCCACAGGCCGGACCCTGGAGAGTTTCTGCACTCCCTTCGGGACCCCCACAGTTGCCCGCTGTGGTCCCTGGACCATCGCTGGAGGCAGCCCGAGCTCACATGCTGGCTTTGGggccacagcagctgctggcccaggatGAGGAGGGGGACAC GCTCCTTCACCTGTTCGCGGCTCGGGGGCTGCGCTGGGCGGCATATGCTGCGGCTGAGGTGCTCCAGGTGTACCGGCATCTTGACATTCGTGAGCATAAGGGCAAG ACCCCGCTCCTGGTGGCAGCTGCTGCCAACCAGCCCCTGATTGTGGAGGATCTGTTGAACCTGGGAGCAGAGCCCAATGCCGCTGACCATCAGGGACGTTCGGTCTTGCACGTGGCCGCTACCTACGGGCTCCCAGGAGTTCTCTTG gcTGTGCTTAACTCCGGGGTCCAGGTTGACCTGGAAGCCAGAGACTTTGAGG GCCTCACCCCGCTCCACACGGCCATCCTGGCCCTTAACGTTGCTATGCGCCCTTCCGACCTCTGTCCCCGGGTGCTGAGCACGCAGGCCCGAGACAGGCTGGATTGTGTccacatgttgctgcaaatgggtGCTAATCACACCAGCCAG gagatcaagagcaaCAAGACAGTTCTGCACTTGGCCGTGCAGGCTGCCAACCCCACTCTGGTTCAGCTGCTGCTGGAGCTGCCCCGGGGAGACCTGCGGACCTTTGTGAACATGAAG GCCCACGGGAACACAGCCCTCCACATGGCGGCTGCCCTGCCCCCTGGGCCGGCCCAGGAGGCCATCGTGCGGCACCTGTTGGCAGCTGGGGCGGACCCCACACTGCGCAACCTGGAGAATGAGCAGCCCGTTCACCTGCTGCGGCCCGGGCCGGGCCCTGAGGGG CTCCGGCAGCTGTTGAAGAGGAGCCGTGTGGCGCCGCCAGGCCTGTCCTCTTAG
- the NFKBID gene encoding NF-kappa-B inhibitor delta isoform X3 codes for MLALGPQQLLAQDEEGDTLLHLFAARGLRWAAYAAAEVLQVYRHLDIREHKGKTPLLVAAAANQPLIVEDLLNLGAEPNAADHQGRSVLHVAATYGLPGVLLAVLNSGVQVDLEARDFEGLTPLHTAILALNVAMRPSDLCPRVLSTQARDRLDCVHMLLQMGANHTSQEIKSNKTVLHLAVQAANPTLVQLLLELPRGDLRTFVNMKAHGNTALHMAAALPPGPAQEAIVRHLLAAGADPTLRNLENEQPVHLLRPGPGPEGLRQLLKRSRVAPPGLSS; via the exons ATGCTGGCTTTGGggccacagcagctgctggcccaggatGAGGAGGGGGACAC GCTCCTTCACCTGTTCGCGGCTCGGGGGCTGCGCTGGGCGGCATATGCTGCGGCTGAGGTGCTCCAGGTGTACCGGCATCTTGACATTCGTGAGCATAAGGGCAAG ACCCCGCTCCTGGTGGCAGCTGCTGCCAACCAGCCCCTGATTGTGGAGGATCTGTTGAACCTGGGAGCAGAGCCCAATGCCGCTGACCATCAGGGACGTTCGGTCTTGCACGTGGCCGCTACCTACGGGCTCCCAGGAGTTCTCTTG gcTGTGCTTAACTCCGGGGTCCAGGTTGACCTGGAAGCCAGAGACTTTGAGG GCCTCACCCCGCTCCACACGGCCATCCTGGCCCTTAACGTTGCTATGCGCCCTTCCGACCTCTGTCCCCGGGTGCTGAGCACGCAGGCCCGAGACAGGCTGGATTGTGTccacatgttgctgcaaatgggtGCTAATCACACCAGCCAG gagatcaagagcaaCAAGACAGTTCTGCACTTGGCCGTGCAGGCTGCCAACCCCACTCTGGTTCAGCTGCTGCTGGAGCTGCCCCGGGGAGACCTGCGGACCTTTGTGAACATGAAG GCCCACGGGAACACAGCCCTCCACATGGCGGCTGCCCTGCCCCCTGGGCCGGCCCAGGAGGCCATCGTGCGGCACCTGTTGGCAGCTGGGGCGGACCCCACACTGCGCAACCTGGAGAATGAGCAGCCCGTTCACCTGCTGCGGCCCGGGCCGGGCCCTGAGGGG CTCCGGCAGCTGTTGAAGAGGAGCCGTGTGGCGCCGCCAGGCCTGTCCTCTTAG
- the NFKBID gene encoding NF-kappa-B inhibitor delta isoform X2: protein MEAGPWRVSALPSGPPQLPAVVPGPSLEAARAHMLALGPQQLLAQDEEGDTLLHLFAARGLRWAAYAAAEVLQVYRHLDIREHKGKTPLLVAAAANQPLIVEDLLNLGAEPNAADHQGRSVLHVAATYGLPGVLLAVLNSGVQVDLEARDFEGLTPLHTAILALNVAMRPSDLCPRVLSTQARDRLDCVHMLLQMGANHTSQEIKSNKTVLHLAVQAANPTLVQLLLELPRGDLRTFVNMKAHGNTALHMAAALPPGPAQEAIVRHLLAAGADPTLRNLENEQPVHLLRPGPGPEGLRQLLKRSRVAPPGLSS, encoded by the exons ATGGAG GCCGGACCCTGGAGAGTTTCTGCACTCCCTTCGGGACCCCCACAGTTGCCCGCTGTGGTCCCTGGACCATCGCTGGAGGCAGCCCGAGCTCACATGCTGGCTTTGGggccacagcagctgctggcccaggatGAGGAGGGGGACAC GCTCCTTCACCTGTTCGCGGCTCGGGGGCTGCGCTGGGCGGCATATGCTGCGGCTGAGGTGCTCCAGGTGTACCGGCATCTTGACATTCGTGAGCATAAGGGCAAG ACCCCGCTCCTGGTGGCAGCTGCTGCCAACCAGCCCCTGATTGTGGAGGATCTGTTGAACCTGGGAGCAGAGCCCAATGCCGCTGACCATCAGGGACGTTCGGTCTTGCACGTGGCCGCTACCTACGGGCTCCCAGGAGTTCTCTTG gcTGTGCTTAACTCCGGGGTCCAGGTTGACCTGGAAGCCAGAGACTTTGAGG GCCTCACCCCGCTCCACACGGCCATCCTGGCCCTTAACGTTGCTATGCGCCCTTCCGACCTCTGTCCCCGGGTGCTGAGCACGCAGGCCCGAGACAGGCTGGATTGTGTccacatgttgctgcaaatgggtGCTAATCACACCAGCCAG gagatcaagagcaaCAAGACAGTTCTGCACTTGGCCGTGCAGGCTGCCAACCCCACTCTGGTTCAGCTGCTGCTGGAGCTGCCCCGGGGAGACCTGCGGACCTTTGTGAACATGAAG GCCCACGGGAACACAGCCCTCCACATGGCGGCTGCCCTGCCCCCTGGGCCGGCCCAGGAGGCCATCGTGCGGCACCTGTTGGCAGCTGGGGCGGACCCCACACTGCGCAACCTGGAGAATGAGCAGCCCGTTCACCTGCTGCGGCCCGGGCCGGGCCCTGAGGGG CTCCGGCAGCTGTTGAAGAGGAGCCGTGTGGCGCCGCCAGGCCTGTCCTCTTAG